The sequence AATAGACGTATGACATGTGGAATATTTACAATACAACTAGTCACATGTTATAAAAAGCAATGTAATAAGGTGGAGAGTGATTCTACATGTCATGTGTCTATTGGATGAAACACTAGGGGTAAAGAATAATTTGCAAAAAACAAATGTAACCCTAAATTCATTTGGGTGTTTTCGGGTACACCACATAGATGATGTACTATCTAATAGACGTACGACATGTGGAATATTTACAATACAACTAGTCACATGTCATAAAAAGCAATGTAATAAGGTGGGGAGTGATTCATGTCTTGCGTCTATTGAATGATATACTAGTCACGTGGTATATCCGgaacatataaaaaattcttcttttatagggGACGCTAGCCATTGTTAGGTTTTGGCTAAAACATTAATGAGCCTTCTTTCTCTCAAGTTTGCACATGTATGGTAAGGGATGATTCAATTTTGGTTTAGTTTGGTTTAAATTTCAAGCACACACGATTTGTATTGGTTTGGTTCATTGAACTAAActagtttttatttgattttagttCAATTCAGAATTACATATTTTTACTATAGAAATCAAACCGCTCGAAATGATTTCGTTTGGCCAAGTGTAATGGTATCTTCAGCCATTCATACACTTTTCACTTGTCAGAGCATTTTCAGCAGCTAAGGCTGGGCTCGGGCTGGGGGGGGGTGGTTTGGGCAAAAAAGTGGTTTCCAGCAACAAAAGCAAGCCCGGGCAAATGGTGGGACCCAGCAgactgggctggcccgagggcAAGGCTGATGTCAGCGTGCTGACATCACGTCGACGTCAGCCCTgcatccaaatttttttaaatcgcCCACGTGGCGCGCGCTAGGCTCTCCGATCATATTTTGTCAAGCAATCCAACGGTAGCAAAtgtttgtgcaataaaaaaaatgaaaaaaaatggataaaaatttaaaaaataccaaaaaaattactgattttttttttctctataccttatttccattttcaacatttaagtaaatgtctttgtccttttactttcatttatttttatattactcaatttacttaagtttacaatgtaaataaagaAGTACCCccaatttggattcaaataaaaatactagaaaatcaaattcccaccaaatcaaaatatgaaaaatcggttttagtacaaaatacgatttaggctaaaatgGATGGCTCATTatgtcaatatatacttcatattaaaattctataaaatcaagttttcttatttgatgtgtaaggaataaaagccgccaaaaattatattgagaaaatgattattccgaaaaatcattttttgcACCTCCGCTACAAAAATTCTGGGTCCACCAgtgtctataaataccaataaatactcttcacttttaacaccaaatcctcatactttttttttcttcctataaataccaaccaatacaactaataaaataaaatcatatccaaaaatattattcaatatgaatagtattgacacgtaggaacccaaaaatattatccgaaaatattatccaaattaattgtttaagtaaaaaaagttgtggaaaaaacaaaaaaatgaatagtatttgccatggcaaaggtcaactgctggaaacacattttttgCTGAGGGGGActagggcaaccactattcaagTGAATAGTAACTGCCATAGGGCTCCTCTTACCATGGCAAGGGACAAACTGTTGAAAATGCTCTCACATAACCTATTAGAATACTCATCAGCCATTTACCcaaaaatgagaagaaaaaaaatagaaaaatagaaaaaagaaaagcaaaactcATAAACTAGTGTGTCTTAtcaagtctttttttttttccttttaaaattataattaccTTTAAGATATAGGGGTTAAAGGCTGTTCAGAAATTTTGATGTCAAATTTCTTTCCCATATTTGTGCAAGTGGCTAGAGAAAAGTAAAACATAGCAAgactggtttttttttttttggttactcCCGCTTTTTTCGCTGATTTACGATTCCCCGCGCTTGTTTGTGCGACAGAGAGTCTAGAGAGAGTCATAGCCATTAGGCATTaggcttggcttggcttggtaccaaaagaaaagactgACTGATGGCtctgggagagagagagagagagagagaggaattgGCCTTTTGTGCTTTTGTCCAACCCCCTCTCAGTGAGAAAAAAAGCAACAAAGAACAGAAGAAAACAGTGACGTGAGGTACTTGTTATAAGAGCTAGAAGAACCACTCAAAAACcccacatctctctctctttccctttctcacctctttttcttcttcctctctctcgctctctcaaTTCACTTTTGGTTCTCTTCTTCACACCAGAGTAGCAGCAACAACAGCATGGACAACCAGCGCAGCGGCCCTCTTCTTAGCAGCTGGCAATACTACTGCCAAGGAAAGGTAAAACAAACAAgcaattttcttaattttgtcaGCTTCAGAGGgtttttgtaaattgtaacTACTTGTTTACTTTTGTCCTTCAAATTGCACAATGGGGTTTCTCTTCACTTCAATTTGAGACctaactttcaattttatggGTTTAGTTGGGATTTTATTTGCAAATTGAGGGGTAAAAAGTTACATGGTATTTGTGTATTGACTCTGTTTGGATCATACAGAGCATGGAAGAGTTGAGGCATACCCTTTTGTACACAACTGTGGAGCTGGAACAAACAAGGGTTGCAGTACAGGAGGAGCTAAGAAAGAGAGATGATCAATTGTCTCATCTCAAAGATCTGCTTAACAAAGCtatcagagagagagatgaagcaCAAGACAAATGCCAAAGACTTCTCCTTGAGAAGCTCCTTCtccaacagcagcagcagcagcaacaactccaactccaactccaacaacagcagcagcagcaaacAGCTCCTCTGTCTGGAATTTCAAGCATTGAAGATGAACCCAGAAGGGGAATTGACTCCAACAATGGCTTTTCTTCCTCAGATTGTGAAGAAAGCATTGTCTCCTCTCCAGTTCTTGACCCAATTCAACCAACCCAGTTGCCAGCAGGACCATCTGTGCCACACCAAACAGTGGAGCTAGTGCCTGAGAAGCCATTGCCTGAAAAAGGCAAGCTTTTGCAGGCAGTCATGAAAGCTGGTCCACTGCTTTCAACCCTTCTCCTGGCTGGACCACTGCCTCAATGGAGacacccaccaccaccacttgAGTCCTTTGAAATTCCCCCTGTGACCATTCCTTCACCACAACCTCCATTGCCCACACAGATCATCCACCAAGACTCCTCCTTGATTAACATTAATGGCTGCAACACCAACTGTGGCATAGTCAACAGGAAAAGAGCCCCCTGTGACGGCTCTGACTCTCCTTCAGAGACCAAGTTCCAAAGGGTTGCTCTTCACTGACTACTGCAGCAGCTTTTTTACAGtttgatatttatataattataattgaaTACAACTAAAAGGTTAGTGAGGATGAGAAAAAAACCATGAATTTCAAGTGGGTATGTGACTGATCTAGCATTTGTACAGAGGATTGTTCTAGAGAAAAGAGGCAGCTATTTTCCAGATTAACTCAGGGAGAAACCAGTAAAAGAGTAAGAGAGCTTTGTTTTGTGGGGATTTTAATTtgtctcttttctttttgggccTTTCACATTTTAGTTTTGCTCCATGAATGTGAAATCGGACCtgatttttccaaatttgttGTGGGATGTAAAATGTAACTTTGATACTAGTTCAGTAAGTTCATtctgtttgtttgtgtgtgtgtgtgtgtgtgttgtgtgaggttgaggagagagaagcacagagagagagagagagagatcacaTCAAAACATTAAGATTATAGGTGTGGAGTTGTTGAGGTTAGAAGATGGGTATGGCCAACAACCAGAAAGGTTAAGAGCCTTGCTTGTCGGGTTGAgtggaacccaaaaatcagaATCAGGATCTGCTACTGGTGTGATGTATGATTATAAATCTATAAATATTTTGAGGGAAGCATGATTGTTTTCAAGTCCAATCCCCCCCATGTTTCTCAACATCAATTTTTCCCTCCCCCCTTACTTTAATTCTTAATTCTAATTAACTAAACCCCTCTTCTTTTCCAATCTGCCCCCACTTACTTGTTTATGCCTTTATCTCTCAAAAGTGGAGCAAATTATTGCAGGCTATCCAACTTGCCAATAGCATTTCATTACTGCAAAACATACTCAGTTGACTTTGGAGTTACTAAATTCATTGGCAATGAGCAATGAGCAATgagggtaaaaaaaaaaaaaaacccattttACTGTTCCAATCCAAGTGAAAATTCAGAACCAACACCAAGGTTGAAGTaaataaaaaggtaaaaataaaaagaaaaacccaagtGCAATCTTCCTTCAGTTATGCCATCATCAGATATCATTAGGTGAATTTAGTCATTTTGGTACATAGAAGTCGTTGAGCAATTTTGGTTCTATGCAGCTCATACAGTTCCAGTCCTTGTTTCTTTTAGGTCCACAAGTGACAAGACACACTATAATAGATTTTcaccaagaaaaaaacaggTTAACCAGAAAATTGTACATGCACATGCAGACATGTGCAAGGTTAAAAACCTTCCAAAGTCCTATTCTACAATAGCCCGGCCCATTCATGGAAATAAGAGTCATTCTAATTTTCAGTAAAATATGgctcttttaaaaaatgattatatatTTTGCCAACAAGATTTAGTCTAGTGGGAAATGACATTGATTTGCATATTAGTGGTTTCAAGTTCGAACTCCTATGGCATCATGGTAGTATGTGTGTATGTGTtaatctctctccctctataCTTTATACTACTACtggtactaaaaaaaataataattatatttcaatTAGTTTAGTTTAAGTTATGagttctttatttttggccTGTGAGCTATGAGTTCAAATATACAATTTGTACCAACATAGAATATCGGATCAAACTCTAACATATTGTAGTTGTGGTTAACAACTAGAACAAGAAAATTCCTTATAAGCCATAATGATTGTTACTTTATGGTCCATCTTTCGAGTCATCAATGATGTGACCTATCTTTGATAATGAAAGAGTTCTTTCAAGTGCAATTGATAGCAATAGGTTGCCCCTCAAAAATTTTGATAACAACACTGGTGTTATGTCTCATATAGTAATTCCAACTAACAAAAAGTTGGCAAGGTTGGCAAGTGTTCCAGCATCGTGAAGGTTTTTAAGTGGTAGCTAGTACAGCAAGCGTTGTAACAGCATTTATCCATGTGTCTGAACATTCGAATGCACGTCTTAATAAGTCTCGCAAACATATCTTGACAACTGGCCAAAGACTTAAACAATGTCGAAAGCAAAGCTCTATCCTgtaagggctcgtttggtgCATAGTATTGGATTAGATGGGATAACTCCTTAAATTTAAGGcattttaaagaagaaatgaaatttttttgaccAATTTGAAGGTAGAAGATGGATTACTCtcgggaaaaaaaacttgtcACAGCTAATCCCTACAAAAATGGTAGGATAACAAACACCAGCTTATAACTTGTAACTTCTAATCCCCAAAACGGAAAaaggaatgctagcaaccttctttCCTCCTTCAACATATCTCAAATTTAGTGGCatatccaatccaatataATCCAATCCATTCCTAAACACCAAATGAACCCCAAAAGTAATTGAGCATAGACAAGGAAATTGAAACTTTCATCAGGAATAAGTGTAGGACTGGTGGATAACCCACGTGAGGTTTACGGAGGCAAATATGAAACCCAGAACTAGTTAGAATATTTAGgccaaaaaatccaaacccaacAGCGGTGGCTACTTGATTTATTACTTGTTCAAGACGGCAGAAGCTTAAGGAATGGAAAGATTCAATGGTTCGATTGTGACCCACTTGACCAACAGCTCTTCGTTCAAAGGATTAAGACAAGACCTCCTCCCATCCTTTCAAAACTGGAAACGTCTTGTCTCTTCGTAATTATTAGAAATAGACTTCCACACCATTTTCTATACATTATACCTATGTGGTAGGGGTTGAAGGTTGAAGGTTGAGGGTTGATGCAGCCATGCAAGTAACACGGAGGAATTGTATTATTAGGCGCAAGGGCATGAAAAAGATGTAACGTGTAAATAAGACAACTGTATTTATGCAAAAATATGAAATGCAGACAAAATGTTTACTGTCAATATGTTAAAGAGTAGAAAGGATGACTCCGTAAGTTAATGTCAATATGTGTAGCTACTAGCTGTGGTGAAAATTCTCTCATCTTGTTGTTATCAACAGAATCACTGGCATTCAATTGAGACATGtcacaaattataaaaaacaaGATTAGTGTAGCTTAAAACATATAATATTCCTAAGTTGTGCTCATTAGAATTGCTAAGCCCATGACCCTTGGTTCAAGTGGTCAAGGGTACAGGATGAAACATTACCACTGATAATCTCAATGTTTGACTCCTCGGCATAGCTTCAGCCCTCTGGCACTATATTATTGGCGAACACGCTGACGGATGGCAACTGGGCCCTCATGCACTGGTTAAACCCTAATAGGCTTAAACTTATAAACATCACATTCAGATTACTCACATGGGCTGTACCAACAAGACTGCTGGTCTTTGCACATCAGACATCTCCAGAAATGAGTGAAATATAGCATAACTTTGCTCCTTAATCATCTTCGTTGTTGTCATCTTGATTGTTCGAACGAGTGTTAGCTTGAGCAGAATACATCTCAGCAACCTGAAGTTTCAAAGAAGTGTAAGAGAATGCATATTCATATGTATAATATTGAATCAAAATGATTACATAACCAGAGTTATCTTCACCTGCGCAGATGATGAGGCTTGCTCTGGAGGTTTATCTTCCCGAACACGAACAAGACGTGGAAATCGAAGAGAAATACCCTAATCACATGTATACATGGAATTAGAGGAAGAAAACACATCATCTAATTTGCATTCCACAAAGTGATAGCAAATAGAATTATACAATGATAagtacaataaaataaaatccagtGAACCTTAATAGGATCCACTATGCCAACTGCGGCGCGATGAACAGGGCTAATAGTCAAGTCCGCAGCTTTCACTTCCCAAACCTGGGAGAAATTACACCACAGGCAATATGAGAAGATGCTGTATGTTACAAGTCTACCCCTTTCAAACAAAAGTTTAGATAGACCCACGTAATTTTCCACAATTGCATTTTTTGACAACCAACAAACAGAAAACTAGAAGTAATAAATTTCATTAGCCTTCTAACTGCCTAATCCAGAAACTTCCCATCAATAGAGATTGAAGGGGAAAAAGAACTTGACCTGACAGAGCTGCATAAGACCTATCAAAATTACGGTGcaacaaatttaattatattttaaaaataaaagtaaactTTCCCTCGGTAACGCCAAATGCTCAGGAATTGAGTTCTGGCAAAACAGTTGCTAATTTGCTCAGTATATCACAGCATATTCTACCTGAattattaagaagaaaaggggGAGAAATGTCCACATGCATCTGTGAAGGTGAACAATATATTCTAATACAGCAAGAAAACACCACAAAATTTAATCTCGCATCTTTTTGgatcttaaaaaaaaaaatgacaatcaCGGTAAATCGAACAAATTGGTTCACATTTCACCTTTTTAACATTTTCGTCCAGATGAAGAATTCACTATTTTCCGAATGAAGATATGTCAATGTGCAAAGATACAAATAATGTTTATGACTACTGAGCCaacttatttttcattcatgcAAGATTTTAAGTTCTCAACTGTCGCATATAAAAAGTTTACTTTTACAAGCATGCCCCAGAAATTCTCTGAACTTTACAATGCTTAAAATTGCTGCTCCTCACACCATCTCTCCTGCTTATGCAGTTGCTCCTTTCCACAAATTTGTATTTTACCACTTTGACAGCCTCTTTAAATTGCTTGCCCAAATAAGTTTAAAATTATAGTGGACCTATCTCAACCCTtggaaaaactgttaaaaaactAATATCCATTAGGCAAATAATTTGAGAATAGCATCATTCCTGAAGTGAATTTTGATAAACGTTTACTTGTATTGAAGCAATATCCTATTAGGTCTACTATTTTCCCAACAGGTTCTACCTAAACAGCTTAAGAATCCAAACTACTTGGAGGAATCAACTAAACAATCCAGGAAGTGCTTACctgaaaaataatgtaaaCTTCTTTGGGATTAGTTACATTTTAAaggggattttttttctttgtaagcAATCAAGGGTCAAAAAACTTATAATCTCAATGTGGAAAAAAGAATTGGGTAACAAAAACTAAGCATGGAGGTagttctataaaaaaaaaagtttatgcACGGCAAACACAAAAGGCGATGGTTATTACCTCAGAGGCATCAAACCATACATCAGGATTCATTGTCTCTGCATAACGATAGTATGACTGCAATTGACAAGAACGTAAAAATTAGCAAGAGAAACCACAGAACCAAATACATAAACAGTCTTTTGTGGCAAAATCTAagtggaagaaaaaaataccTTAGGTTTGGGTATCACTTTAGTACGGAGACTGGCAGAACGTTCTTCAAGCATTGCTTCAGAGAATCCAGTGCCTGTAATGCATCAAGATATTAGGCAGACTGATCAGTAATAGGTAAAGGGACTTGGAAATCATAGTAAAGGCTGCCAACACATGCTTAAACAAATTGCACTTACCTATTTTACAAATGCTTTGAAACTCTTCATTGTTGCTATCATAACAAGCAAGGAGGAAAGCACCATAGACACCTAAGGAAGACCAGATCATTATTATCACCTCCCCCTTGtctttcaatttaaaaataagatggTGACagtttgaggaagaagatagCTGGGCCAATAAGATGAGGAGAAAAATGATAGATGCAAATGACCGGAAAACTTTTAAGGGCTTCCTTATTTCTtggaagagaaagaggggagtttttttaaattaaattccaCAGAAACAAACATTTGACCGGACAGTGCCTATTCATTCAACTGAAAATGATGTTTCATTACAGTTACCTGTACGTTTCCCCCGGCCATGGAAAGCAGCAATAGGTACCAAGTCTAGTGAGTCCCCAATACTGTATGTCACAGCAAGCCAATAAACAGAAATGAACAAAGCTTTATGAGGATTGCTAAA comes from Prunus dulcis chromosome 6, ALMONDv2, whole genome shotgun sequence and encodes:
- the LOC117633180 gene encoding protein enabled homolog codes for the protein MDNQRSGPLLSSWQYYCQGKSMEELRHTLLYTTVELEQTRVAVQEELRKRDDQLSHLKDLLNKAIRERDEAQDKCQRLLLEKLLLQQQQQQQQLQLQLQQQQQQQTAPLSGISSIEDEPRRGIDSNNGFSSSDCEESIVSSPVLDPIQPTQLPAGPSVPHQTVELVPEKPLPEKGKLLQAVMKAGPLLSTLLLAGPLPQWRHPPPPLESFEIPPVTIPSPQPPLPTQIIHQDSSLININGCNTNCGIVNRKRAPCDGSDSPSETKFQRVALH